One Dokdonia sp. Dokd-P16 genomic window carries:
- a CDS encoding TlpA family protein disulfide reductase has translation MKNIYTILLLLALLSCSEKKINTSFEPLVSNKETIEKRNEVFIKVNDTVDSFFTNLTLDEMQGIPDMLYLGNKESKSSITIPTDSTVYIIGGDPFISMFYKLEIEQGDSILINVANLKINLSKQIQYPVFTHLNSDKSWSETNFDYLLFKQNLNSEAIVIDEDKFQNNKFSIKQIHENSNLLLDSLKAINSISDEFYRSTKLDQQLKYATSKVREARKRHLQLDIDTLDIIINNEELFERNEYLSFLKALVLYKYFEKDKRVSNSVQFDVVSKDTTLFNQSSKEVLLSAYLKSIYFLEKSKFDNYLEKFYTLNSSNELKDKWMTIVENQRENIEKLDINDRTIGVLSNLVNDNQLTFEEILLREKGKIVLVDFWASWCAPCRKEMPFLEDLKTRFDKTEFEIIQISIDNEYAAWLRASKLENLSTEENNYIIANWKKSKLYNNYNIKTIPRYLLFDKFGKIIDDNAARPSDNELASLIKANL, from the coding sequence ATGAAAAATATATACACAATACTTTTACTTCTTGCACTTCTCAGTTGTTCGGAAAAAAAGATAAATACTAGTTTTGAGCCTCTAGTCTCCAATAAGGAAACAATTGAAAAGAGAAACGAGGTATTTATAAAAGTAAATGACACTGTAGATTCTTTCTTTACAAATTTAACGCTGGATGAGATGCAGGGTATTCCTGACATGTTGTACCTAGGTAATAAGGAAAGCAAGTCCTCTATAACAATCCCTACAGACAGTACAGTTTATATAATAGGTGGAGACCCATTCATTTCAATGTTTTACAAACTTGAAATTGAGCAAGGTGATAGCATTTTAATTAACGTGGCAAACTTAAAAATCAACTTATCTAAGCAAATACAATATCCAGTCTTCACTCACTTAAATAGTGATAAATCATGGAGCGAAACTAACTTTGATTACCTTCTGTTTAAGCAAAATCTAAATAGTGAGGCAATCGTAATCGACGAAGATAAATTTCAAAACAATAAGTTTTCAATAAAACAAATACATGAAAACTCAAACTTGTTATTGGATAGTCTAAAAGCTATTAATAGTATCTCAGATGAGTTCTACAGAAGTACAAAGCTTGACCAGCAACTTAAGTACGCAACATCGAAAGTAAGAGAAGCTAGAAAGCGGCATTTACAATTGGACATAGATACTTTGGATATTATAATAAATAATGAAGAATTATTTGAACGCAATGAATACTTAAGTTTTTTAAAAGCTTTGGTTTTATATAAATATTTTGAAAAGGATAAAAGAGTTTCAAACTCTGTACAATTTGATGTTGTTAGCAAAGACACAACACTATTTAATCAGTCGTCAAAAGAAGTGTTACTAAGTGCTTATCTAAAGAGTATCTATTTTTTAGAAAAATCAAAATTTGACAATTATCTAGAAAAATTTTATACTTTAAATAGTAGCAATGAGTTGAAAGACAAATGGATGACAATTGTAGAAAATCAACGAGAAAACATTGAGAAATTAGATATAAATGATCGTACTATTGGGGTTTTATCCAATTTGGTAAATGACAACCAATTGACATTTGAGGAGATTCTTTTAAGAGAAAAAGGAAAAATAGTGCTAGTTGATTTTTGGGCAAGTTGGTGTGCACCTTGTAGAAAAGAAATGCCATTTTTAGAAGATTTAAAAACAAGATTTGATAAAACAGAATTTGAAATTATTCAAATTTCAATTGACAATGAATACGCAGCTTGGCTTCGAGCAAGTAAATTAGAAAATCTATCAACTGAAGAGAATAATTATATAATTGCAAACTGGAAGAAGTCAAAACTATATAATAATTACAATATAAAGACAATACCACGGTATCTGCTTTTTGATAAATTTGGAAAAATCATTGATGATAATGCAGCAAGACCAAGTGATAATGAACTTGCATCCTTAATTAAAGCTAACTTATAA